The genomic window GATAGCGTCTTCAAAACAACCACTCAAGAAGTGCGTCAATCACTGCGATGCGATCGCGTCGCTGTCTATCGCTTTAACCCTGACTGGGGTGGCGAATTTGTGGCTGAGTCTGTGAGTAATGGTTGGACAAAGCTGGTAGGTCCTGATATTAAAACCGTTTTAGATGATACCTACTTGCAAGAAACAAAGGGAGGTCGGTATGTCAGAGGTGAAAACTTTATCGTTAATGATATCTATAAAGTAGGACTTACTCCCTGTCACATTGAGATTTTAGAGCAGTTTGAAGCCAAAGCTTACATGATTGTTCCTATATTCTTCGGGGATAAATTGTGGGGATTGCTGGCAGCTTATCAAAATTCTAGCGCCCGTGAATGGCGAACCTGGGAAGTGAACTTTTTGGTTCAGACGAGCTTGCAATTTAGCCTAGCTAAATCACAAATCGATTATTTGGAATTAGTGCGGTTGAAATCTGACAAATTAGCTCAGATAGCGGAACAAGAGAAAGCTGTCACCAAAATCAGTAACCGCATCCGGCAATCTTTAGATGTAGAAGAAATCTTCAAAACAACCACTCAAGAAGTAAGGCAATTACTACGATGCGATCGCGTCGCCGTCTATCGGTTCAATCCTGATTGGACTGGCGAATTTGTAGCAGAATCAGCAGGTCATACTTGGGTAAAACTGGTAGGCCCCGATATCAAAACCGTCTGGGAAGATACCCACTTACAAGAAACTCAGGGAGGTCGATATGTCCAAGGGGAAAACTTTGTTGTAAATGACATCTATCAGGTAGGTCATTCTCCTTGCCACATTGAAATTTTAGAGCAATTTGAAGTCAAAGCTTATGTAATTGTTCCTGTATTTGCTGGGGAACAATTGTGGGGATTGCTGGCAGCTTATCAAAATTCCGGAACTCGTGATTGGAAAGAATCGCAAGTCACTTTGTTAGAACGCATTGGTAGCCAGTTAGGACTGGCATTACAACATACCGAATATTTGCAACAAGTACAAGCGCAGTCAGCAAAATTAGCAGAAGCAGCAGCACGGGAAAAGGCAGCCAAGGAGTTACTACAACAACGATCTATTCAACTCTTAACAGCCCTTAGACCCGCCCTCAACGGCGACTTAACAGTCCGCGCACCGATTACAGAAGACGAGTTAGGCACGATCGCTGACGCTTACAATAATACTCTGCAAGCACTGCGGCAAATAGTTCTCCAGGTACAGGGGGCTGCTCAACAAGTTGCCCAAACTTCTAGCAAAAGCGACGCTTCACTAGCAGGACTGACGAATCTGGCACAACAACAATCTGAGGAAATTACCGCAGCATTAGGCGAAATTCAACAGATGGTGGATTCTACTCAAGCTGTGGTGGCGAATGCTGAGTTAGTACAACTAGCAGTGCAACAAGCCAATCAAACTGTAGAGTCTGGCGATACTGCGATGAACTTAACTGTAAAAGCAATCCAAGGCATTCGTGAAACCGTTGCCCAAACCAGCAAAAAGATTAAACGCCTCAGTGAATCTTCGCAAAAAATCTCCAAAGTGGTGAATTTGATTGGTAATTTTGCCACACAGACAAATGTACTGGCTCTGAATGCAGCCATTGAAGCTACTCGTGCTGGTGAATATGGCAAAGGCTTTGCAGTTGTAGCTGATGAAGTCCGTTCTTTATCTCGCCAGTCAGCAGCAGCAACTATTGAAATAGAAAAATTAGTCCAAGAGATTCAAGCAGAAACTGGGGAAGTCGCAGTAGCGATGGAAACTGGTATTCAGCAGGTAGTAGAAGGTACAAATCTTGTCAGTAACACTCGCCAAAACTTGAATGCGATCGTTTCTGCAACTGCCGAAATTAGTCAGCTAATCGAGCGAATTACCGCAGCGACTCAAAAACAAATGACGCAATCTGTAACAGTCACAAAATCAATGCAAGATGTAGCAGAAATTGCTAATAAAACTTTTGCTGAATCTCAAGAAATTGCTACTGTGTTCCAAGATTTATCAGGGATGGCGCAAGAGCTATTAACAACTGCTAGTAAATTTAAAGTCAAATGAATTTTAGATGTTGCGTAAAGTAGGAGCGCCGGAAGTCGACACTCCTACTTTACGCAACAAATGCAAAATCACAAATTTAAAATCACAAATTTAAAATATGATTACAGATAAGGAAATTCGTGAGCAAGGATACATCTACTTTCTGGCTGAAGCCCCAGAATTAGTACAAATTATTGAACAAGAACTATTTAGCTTATCGGAAGGTTATAGCACTGCCAAAATTCATAACTTAATGCGGGCCACTCATACAATTAAAGGTGGTGCTGCTAATGTAGGGCTAGAAGTAATTAAGATGATAGCCCATTTTTTAGAAGATGTATTTAAGGCTTTATATAACCCAAATTTGGTAATTGATGCCGAATTAAAAACACTTTTACTACAAGCTTACGAATGTCTTAGCATAGCATTAAATACCGAATTAATAGGCAGTACTGTTAATGATGAAGAACTGCTCCATCGAGCAAGTTCAGTCTTCGCACAGTTACAAGAAAAACTGGGTGATGCATTTGGTGCTGAGTCTCATATCCCCACTTCTGAGGAATTGGGGTTTGATATTGTGCAGTCCGTTTTTGAAGTAGGAGTAGAGCAACGTCTAAACAGTATTGCTGAAGCTGTTAACAATCCACCAAATAATGACGATTTTATCGAGTTCTTACACTCTCAAGCTGAGGTGTTTCTCGGTTTAGCAGAATCTCTAAATTTACCTGGATTGGGAGAAATTTCCCAAACAATTCTGTCAGCGCTGCAAGCAAACCCCGCCCAGGTGCAGCAAATTGCAGAAATTGCCCTTGCAGATTTACAACAAGCACAACAATTAGTATTAGAAGGCGATCGCACATCTGGTGGAGAAACTTCTCCAGCTTTGCAAAAACTCACGACAGTGGCAAATAATGAGTTATCTAGAGAATTGCAAAATAATTCATCTGCTAGCACATTTATTATCAGCGAAGAACAATTTTACCAGTTTCTCACTACATCTGATAACAATAAAAACGAATCTGTAAAGCCAACAACTGCCAAGTTTTATTTAAAAGTAATTCGCTACATTTTTGGTTGGTTTAATCACCAGATGGAAATCCCAAAGTCAGAACTCAGTTTGACTTTACTTGTTCCCACATTAGAAAGAAAAAATATACTTAATTATATCGAAAACTGGCTGAAAAAGTTTCTTGATTTTGTCAAAGATAAAAAAGATAGTAAAAGCCTTTCTATTTATAGATATGGGATCATTCTAATCATCTTATTTGCAGTAGCTAAGTTTCAATATTCTGTTAATAAAGATGACAGCTACATCTCAGTGATTAAAATATTACAAAATCGAATTAATACATTAGCACAACAATATAAAAAATATCCTCCTATTACTAGTAAAGAGAAAAATTGGCTTGATAGTCCCAAATTACAAACACTGCTAGTTATTAAAGAAATATCTAAATCTCAATCTTCTCAAACAACTGATAACCTACTAGAAGCAATATGGGGAGAAGAAGCTAGCCAAAATATTGCTGCTGAAATCGTGACGATCCAGACAGATAATTCTTCTGAAAAGCTTGATTCATTAACTGTCACGGAGCAGGTAGTTATAGATGTTTCTGAAACAGCTATTGAACTCATGCCTGATTTAGCTACACAAATCAACAAAGAAATAGAAGATAAATCACAGTATCTTCAAACTAAAAATTTTCGCCAACCTTCATTTATTCGAGTAGATACAGAGAGACTGCAACACCTCAATTATTTAGCAGGAGAATTGCTAATTTACCAAAAACAGCGTAGTTTACAAGATGAACAAGTCAAAGAAATAATTGAGCAATTAATACAGCAACTAACTAGACACCAAACAACTTTAAATGAATTACGTGATTTACCATTACAAATACAAAATATTACCTCACAACAAACGCAAAGTTTTGCAGTGAATTTTGACTCTTTAGAAATGGATGTATATACAGAATTTCATATGACATTGCATGAAGCAATAGAAGAGACACTGCAACTACAAGAAACCACCGAGTCTCTTGACTTACTCGTGACGCAAGCTGCTCAAATTAGTGACAAACAAGAGAATTTAACTCTTAATATTATAGATAGCTTAGTAGAAGCACGAATGTCGCCTTTGGGGAATATCCTGAATCGCTTCCCCCACATGGTAAATAAGCTGGGGAATGTTCATGCCAAACTTGTAGAATTGAAACTTACTGGTACTGAAGTACTAGTAGATAAAGCGATCGCCGAAAAGCTTTATGATCCTTTGTTACACTTAGTGCGTAATGCTTTTGACCACGGGATTGAAGCTCCGCAAATTCGCCGAGAGCTTGGTAAACCAGAACAAGGTTTAATCGAAATCTGCGCCTATCATCAGGGTAGCCAAACTGTTATCGAAGTTCGGGATGATGGTCAGGGATTGAATTTAGACAGAATTCGCAGAAAAGCTAGTGAATTTTATGCCATACAAACTGAAGAAAAAACCAGAACTTATGCTTCTAATCTGGCTGAACCTGAACTTTTAGATTTGATATTTTCACCTGGATTTTCTACAGCTAATAAAGTTAGTGAAATTTCTGGGCGCGGCATGGGTTTAGATATTGTACGGACTCAGATGCACGCACTCAATGGCTCCATTTCAGTTCAATTCTTACCCAACCAAGGAACAATATTCATCCTCAAAATTCCTTTTTCTATGACTACAGAAAAATTAATGCTAGTTCAAGCCAAAGGTGTTGTTTATGCCCTTCTTTTGGACAGCATCGAAAAAATATTGATTCCCTCGGATCAGCAGATTAAACAAATTGAAGGCAAAAAAGTCTTACATTGGAACACAGATAATGATGAGACTATGGTCAGCCTCCGTCAGCTTTCAAAGTTGATAAATTATAATGGTTCATTCCTGAATAGTGCTACTTCATACAAAACATCAAATACTTCCGACGCAAGCATAGCGAAAAATCCGGTGCTTTTATTACGACGAAATCAGGGAACATTTGCTTTAGAAGTTGACCAAATAATCGGTGAACAAGAACTAGTAATCAGACCTTTAGGAAATGCGATCGCACCGCCAAAATATATTTATGGTTGTAGTAGTTTAGCCAATGGTAATCTTATCTTAGTGATTGATGCTTCATTGCTGGTAAAATCTAGTGACCAACAAACAACACTTGATATCAGAGCGCTACCAATAGCTTCTTCGTCAAATAAAAAAGCCTTGCCGATATCAGGACATACTTTTTCATCTACACCATTACTTGCTGCATCTACTTCCACAACAAGTATAGAAACTCAACCCAGCTATTCTCAAGAGCCAGATAATAAATCACCAAAAGTTGTTTTAGTAGTAGATGACGCAATTAGTCTCCGGCAGACTCTCTCTCTGACTCTGCAAAAATCTGGCTATCAAGTAATACAAGCCCAAAATGGTGTAGAAGCTTTAGAAAAGTTACAGTTACATCCTGAAATTCAAGTTGTCGTCTCTGATTTAGAAATGCCACGAATGAATGGTTTTGAGTTGTTGAGCAATTTCCGTCAATACCCCAATTTAGCAAAAATACCTGTAGTGATTCTCACTTCTCGCAGCGCTGAAAAACATCGTCAGCTTGCCCAAGAATTGGGTGCAAAGGCTTACTTGACTAAGCCTTATTTAGAGCATGAGTTTCTCTCTAAAATTAAGAGTTTAATTAACAGTAATACAGATGATTTAACCCATTTATTTATGCTGGCAAATCATTGATATTTTTGAAAATGCTATCGCTTTAATTACTAGGTAGATTATTTGGATCTACACCTAAAGAACGTAAATACTGCGCTAATTGTTCAGCCCTTTGCCGTTCTTGTTCAGCCCGCGTTCGCTCCTGTTGTGCCTGTTCTGCGTCTGTCAAATAGCGGTTTCCTTGCTGATCATACCAACATAAAAACTCCTGTTGTATTCCGGCAATTACAGCTTGGTGTCGCCCAATACCTAACCCCACCTCTGACATCAAATAGGGTTCACCTATTTGTAGTTGGTAGTTTCCATCTATCAACTTATACACTTCAAAAGGTTGATGTTGGTCGCGTCGCCAAAACTCAGGGTTATAAATTACGTAGTATAATACACCGAGTTTTCGGTATATATCTAGCTTCTCGTCATATTCACCTCCTGGTGTGTGGGATACCATTTCTAATGTGAATATTGGAACTATCCCATTTTCTTCCCAAACCGCGTAACTTTTGCGTGATTTGCCACCCTTTTTCCGTTCTACTCCCACACTTAAAAAAGCATCTGGCACTACAGGGACTCTAGGATTTACTCCTGTGGTGTGATATACTCCCATATCTACTCCGAAGTACCAATCCATGCGATTTGCCCAAATAGAGTTGAGTAAGAAGAGTAAAATGTTGGGCAAAAAGTTTTGGTCTTCGTTATCCACTGGCGTATCGTCTGAACAGGGAAGTTCATCAGTAGTTGGTAACGCATTTTTGAGATCAGGTGAGAGCATAACCGTTGTCTCGCTGGCGTTTGATGCCTTTATTATAAGTGAGTGATGGAAAGTTTAGCGTTTAGGTGCAGGTTCGCCAAACTTAATCAAAAGCGCGATCGCAATACTAACAAGCAAAATTAACGTCATACTCAAGGCTGAACCAAATCCCCAATTTTGCGTTGCTCCAAGAAACTGGTTATAGACTAACCGCGCCGCCGTCATACTAGAAGCACCACCAAGTAATTCTGGATCGACAAAATCCCCCAAGCCTGTGATGAATACAAGCATAGAAGCGGCCGCAATTCCAGGCAAAATTTGCGGTACGGTTACTTGGCAAAAAGTTTCCACCGGATTTGCACCTAAATCAGCCGCTGCTTCTAGCAACCGCTTGTCTAGCTTTTCGAGAGAAGCATATAAAATCAAAACCATATAGGGTAACAAGCTGTAACTCATGCCAATAAATACAGCTTGACTTTGGTTAAGTAATTCCAAAGTAGGCAAGCCGAAATTGCTGAGTAAACTGTTCAATAAACCAGTAGGACGAAGAATTGTAATCCAAGCATAGGAGCGAAGTAACGAGGAAGTCCACAAAGGTAATATAAAGCCTAATAGCAGCAAATTTCGCCAACGCTGTGGCACTATCTGAGCAATCCAATAGGCGACAGGGAAGCCCAAAATTAAACAAATTATTGTAGTACCAAACGCAAAAAATAGCGATCGCCCAATTACTTGCACATAAAGCGGATCAAATATTCGGATATAGTTTTTGAATCCGTTGGGATTGACCAAATCTCCCGGCCGGATGTCTGCAACCAAACTTAACTCGAAAATTATCAAAGTTGGCAGCACCAATAAAAGTAATAACCAAATCCCAGATGGTGCAAGTAATATCAAAGGTTGGAGCCAGTTTCCTCGCAGGCGATGCAATTCTTCTATTTTGGAAATCTGATTTTTTTTAAAATTCATCAATTATAACTCTGTCATTTTTAGATTTTAAATTTTGGATTTTGGATCGAATTAAAAATATCAAATCAATCCAAACTTTATTTAGCTGCTAGTTAATTGAGTCCAATAGCGATCGTAAACTTCTTCAAATTCTCCTACAGGAGTAACACGTTCACAATTTGCTAAAAACGACTCTGATGGAAATAAATTAGCATTGTTTTGGATTGTTTTTGGCAATTGCTCAAATCCAGCAATATTCGGCGTAGAAATACTCAGACGTTGACTGATTTTGGCCGCTAATTCTGGTTGCAGAATCATGTTAATCCAAGCATAGGCTCCAGCTAAATTGGGGGCTGTTTTGGGAATAACAATAGTGTCTGTCCATAATGAAGAACCGCTGCGAGGAATCACATATTTTAGTTTAGGATTTTCTTTAGAAATTTTCACCGCATCTGCTGAATAGCACATTGCCAATAGTAAATCTCCTGCTAGAATTTGATTTTGCCAAGCGTCAGTATCAAAACGTGCGATCGCAGGTTTTAGCACCTTCAACTTTTCATAAGCTTGTTTGATTTGTTGTTCATTTTTTGAGTTGTAAGAATAACCTAGCATCCGTAA from Nostoc sp. UHCC 0926 includes these protein-coding regions:
- a CDS encoding hybrid sensor histidine kinase/response regulator, which encodes MITDKEIREQGYIYFLAEAPELVQIIEQELFSLSEGYSTAKIHNLMRATHTIKGGAANVGLEVIKMIAHFLEDVFKALYNPNLVIDAELKTLLLQAYECLSIALNTELIGSTVNDEELLHRASSVFAQLQEKLGDAFGAESHIPTSEELGFDIVQSVFEVGVEQRLNSIAEAVNNPPNNDDFIEFLHSQAEVFLGLAESLNLPGLGEISQTILSALQANPAQVQQIAEIALADLQQAQQLVLEGDRTSGGETSPALQKLTTVANNELSRELQNNSSASTFIISEEQFYQFLTTSDNNKNESVKPTTAKFYLKVIRYIFGWFNHQMEIPKSELSLTLLVPTLERKNILNYIENWLKKFLDFVKDKKDSKSLSIYRYGIILIILFAVAKFQYSVNKDDSYISVIKILQNRINTLAQQYKKYPPITSKEKNWLDSPKLQTLLVIKEISKSQSSQTTDNLLEAIWGEEASQNIAAEIVTIQTDNSSEKLDSLTVTEQVVIDVSETAIELMPDLATQINKEIEDKSQYLQTKNFRQPSFIRVDTERLQHLNYLAGELLIYQKQRSLQDEQVKEIIEQLIQQLTRHQTTLNELRDLPLQIQNITSQQTQSFAVNFDSLEMDVYTEFHMTLHEAIEETLQLQETTESLDLLVTQAAQISDKQENLTLNIIDSLVEARMSPLGNILNRFPHMVNKLGNVHAKLVELKLTGTEVLVDKAIAEKLYDPLLHLVRNAFDHGIEAPQIRRELGKPEQGLIEICAYHQGSQTVIEVRDDGQGLNLDRIRRKASEFYAIQTEEKTRTYASNLAEPELLDLIFSPGFSTANKVSEISGRGMGLDIVRTQMHALNGSISVQFLPNQGTIFILKIPFSMTTEKLMLVQAKGVVYALLLDSIEKILIPSDQQIKQIEGKKVLHWNTDNDETMVSLRQLSKLINYNGSFLNSATSYKTSNTSDASIAKNPVLLLRRNQGTFALEVDQIIGEQELVIRPLGNAIAPPKYIYGCSSLANGNLILVIDASLLVKSSDQQTTLDIRALPIASSSNKKALPISGHTFSSTPLLAASTSTTSIETQPSYSQEPDNKSPKVVLVVDDAISLRQTLSLTLQKSGYQVIQAQNGVEALEKLQLHPEIQVVVSDLEMPRMNGFELLSNFRQYPNLAKIPVVILTSRSAEKHRQLAQELGAKAYLTKPYLEHEFLSKIKSLINSNTDDLTHLFMLANH
- a CDS encoding Uma2 family endonuclease — protein: MLSPDLKNALPTTDELPCSDDTPVDNEDQNFLPNILLFLLNSIWANRMDWYFGVDMGVYHTTGVNPRVPVVPDAFLSVGVERKKGGKSRKSYAVWEENGIVPIFTLEMVSHTPGGEYDEKLDIYRKLGVLYYVIYNPEFWRRDQHQPFEVYKLIDGNYQLQIGEPYLMSEVGLGIGRHQAVIAGIQQEFLCWYDQQGNRYLTDAEQAQQERTRAEQERQRAEQLAQYLRSLGVDPNNLPSN
- a CDS encoding ABC transporter permease, which produces MNFKKNQISKIEELHRLRGNWLQPLILLAPSGIWLLLLLVLPTLIIFELSLVADIRPGDLVNPNGFKNYIRIFDPLYVQVIGRSLFFAFGTTIICLILGFPVAYWIAQIVPQRWRNLLLLGFILPLWTSSLLRSYAWITILRPTGLLNSLLSNFGLPTLELLNQSQAVFIGMSYSLLPYMVLILYASLEKLDKRLLEAAADLGANPVETFCQVTVPQILPGIAAASMLVFITGLGDFVDPELLGGASSMTAARLVYNQFLGATQNWGFGSALSMTLILLVSIAIALLIKFGEPAPKR
- a CDS encoding GAF domain-containing protein → MTFLYNNSHENEHLISELENSNGNANIANLASNEISLLNAIAQEFKIWRRQLQDITTHMRQAPDLDTLLKITVAQIREKIGCDRALIYQFTSLESGNVLAESRTLGWTPTLGENIPGIIFGLYTNQDYIESVVIDDINQIQLTPYQKQLLEKFQIKASLSLPILVEGKVWGLLVVNNCYSTRQWQEVEISLLSQITTELTYKLQSFEFQKEQQQRILAKKSVAKVIDRILRVSNVDKLFQTTTQEVRQLLKCDRVGVYRFKPDWSGEFVAESVGNGWIKMVSPDFYMVWEDSHLQDTQGGRYAKGESFVVKDIYQMGHAQCHIDILEQYEMKAYIIAPIFSGEKLWGLLAAYQNSGPRDWQPWEETFLAQIGLQFGVAISQGEYLEQVQTKSEQLAQIVEQEKVFTKIVNRIRQSLDVDSVFKTTTQEVRQSLRCDRVAVYRFNPDWGGEFVAESVSNGWTKLVGPDIKTVLDDTYLQETKGGRYVRGENFIVNDIYKVGLTPCHIEILEQFEAKAYMIVPIFFGDKLWGLLAAYQNSSAREWRTWEVNFLVQTSLQFSLAKSQIDYLELVRLKSDKLAQIAEQEKAVTKISNRIRQSLDVEEIFKTTTQEVRQLLRCDRVAVYRFNPDWTGEFVAESAGHTWVKLVGPDIKTVWEDTHLQETQGGRYVQGENFVVNDIYQVGHSPCHIEILEQFEVKAYVIVPVFAGEQLWGLLAAYQNSGTRDWKESQVTLLERIGSQLGLALQHTEYLQQVQAQSAKLAEAAAREKAAKELLQQRSIQLLTALRPALNGDLTVRAPITEDELGTIADAYNNTLQALRQIVLQVQGAAQQVAQTSSKSDASLAGLTNLAQQQSEEITAALGEIQQMVDSTQAVVANAELVQLAVQQANQTVESGDTAMNLTVKAIQGIRETVAQTSKKIKRLSESSQKISKVVNLIGNFATQTNVLALNAAIEATRAGEYGKGFAVVADEVRSLSRQSAAATIEIEKLVQEIQAETGEVAVAMETGIQQVVEGTNLVSNTRQNLNAIVSATAEISQLIERITAATQKQMTQSVTVTKSMQDVAEIANKTFAESQEIATVFQDLSGMAQELLTTASKFKVK